One Salvelinus sp. IW2-2015 unplaced genomic scaffold, ASM291031v2 Un_scaffold1438, whole genome shotgun sequence DNA segment encodes these proteins:
- the mcat gene encoding malonyl-CoA-acyl carrier protein transacylase, mitochondrial: MRGATLLNMMRTPSITELRSFPLCRKVSNTPHQHGSQNGTQTSPETKDQLMENEPTEEEQRRLKKKPSECSVLLFPGQGSQFVGMGRGLLKYGNVKDMFAVAQKILGYDLLSLCLDGPEDELMKTVHCQPAVFVTSLAAVERLNHENPAAIENCVAAAGFSVGEFAALVFSGAMDFTEALYAVKVRAEAMQNASELISSGMLSVIGRPQAKYKHACLQAREHCLSLGIKEPVCSVANYLFPDGRVIAGHKEALDFLQQNSRKLHFLRARPLPVSGAFHTALMESATEPLRDVLRQVEVRRPEINVYSNVDAKRYMHEGHVRRQLVKQLVSPVKWEQTLHEVYERTQGQSFPHTYEVGPGKQLGATLQKCNMKAYKSYTHVDVTTHDD; the protein is encoded by the exons ATGAGAGGCGCTACTCTCCTCAACATGATGAGGACACCCTCAATAACGGAGCTTAGGTCATTTCCCTTGTGCAGGAAAGTGTCAAACACCCCCCATCAGCatggctcacagaacgggacacaAACATCACCCGAGACCAAAGACCAACTCATGGAGAATGAGCCCACGGAGGAAGAGCAACGGAGACTCAAAAAGAAACCGAGCGAGTGTTCTGTGCTGCTCTTCCCCGGGCAGGGGAGTCAGTTCGTGGGTATGGGTCGCGGGCTTCTGAAATACGGAAACGTCAAGGACATGTTTGCCGTCGCGCAGAAGATACTGGGCTACGACTTGCTGTCTCTGTGCCTAGATGGGCCAGAGGATGAATTGATGAAGACAGTCCACTGTCAGCCCGCCGTGTTTGTCACGTCACTGGCAGCTGTGGAGAGGCTGAACCACGAAAACCCAGCG gccattGAGAATTGTGTGGCTGCTGCAGGATTTAGTGTGGGAGAGTTTGCAGCCCTGGTGTTTTCTGGTGCCATGGATTTCACAGAAG CCCTGTATGCGGTGAAGGTGCGGGCAGAGGCCATGCAGAACGCGTCAGAGCTGATCTCTAGCGGCATGCTGTCGGTAATTGGACGGCCCCAGGCTAAGTACAAACATGCCTGTTTGCAGGCCAGGGAGCACTGCCTTAGCCTGGGCATCAAGGAGCCTGTCTGCAGTGTGGCCAACTACCTTTTCCCCGATGGGAGAGTCATCGCTGGCCACAAAGAG gCACTGGACTTCCTACAACAGAACTCGAGGAAACTTCACTTCCTGCGTGCGCGGCCGCTCCCGGTGAGTGGGGCTTTCCACACGGCACTGATGGAGTCTGCCACCGAGCCCTTGAGAGATGTCCTCAGACAGGTGGAG GTACGTCGGCCCGAGATCAACGTGTACTCCAACGTGGACGCCAAGCGCTACATGCATGAGGGCCACGTGCGCAGGCAGCTGGTCAAGCAGCTAGTGTCGCCAGTGAAGTGGGAGCAGACCCTCCACGAGGTGTACGAGAGGACCCAGGGTCAGAGCTTCCCCCACACCTACGAGGTGGGCCCCGGGAAGCAGCTCGGGGCCACGCTGCAGAAGTGCAACATGAAGGCCTACAAGAGCTACACACATGTGGACGTCACCACCCACGATGACTGA